One segment of Macaca fascicularis isolate 582-1 chromosome 4, T2T-MFA8v1.1 DNA contains the following:
- the ANKS1A gene encoding ankyrin repeat and SAM domain-containing protein 1A isoform X25, with protein MGSGSGVSRSSFEPQLHHLHLGAWMTSIEKIMSSIGEGIDFSQERQKISGSRTLEQSVGEWLESIGLQQYESKLLLNGFDDVRFLGSNVMEEQDLRDIGISDPQHRRKLLQAARSLPKVKALGYDGNSPPSVPSWLDSLGLQDYVHSFLSSGYSSIDTVKNLWELELVNVLKVQLLGHRKRIIASLADRPYEEPPQKPPRFSQLRCQDLLSQTSSPLSQNDSCTGRSADLLLPPGDTGRRRHDSLHDPAAPSRAERFRMQEEHREAKLTLRPPSLAAPYAPVQSWQHQPEKLIFESCGYEANYLGSMLIKDLRGTESTQDACAKMRKSTEHMKKIPTIILSITYKGVKFIDASNKNVIAEHEIRNISCAAQDPEDLCTFAYITKDLQTSHHYCHVFSTVDVNLTYEIILTLGQAFEVAYQLALQAQKSRAMGASAAEMIETKSSKPVPKPRVGVRKSALEPPDMDQDAQSHASVSWVVDPKPDSKRSLSTN; from the exons ATTGAGAAAATCATGAGTTCTATTGGAGAAGGGATTGACTTTTCTCAGGAGCGGCAGAAGATCTCAG GTTCGCGGACGCTGGAGCAGAGTGTCGGGGAGTGGCTGGAGTCGATTGGGCTGCAGCAGTATGAGAGCAAGTTGCTTCTGAATGGCTTTGACGATGTCCGCTTCCTG GGGTCTAATGTGATGGAAGAGCAGGACCTGCGGGACATCGGCATCAGTGACCCACAGCACCGGCGGAAGTTGCTCCAGGCGGCACGCTCCCTGCCCAAG GTGAAGGCTCTGGGTTATGATGGGAACAGCCCCCCTTCCGTGCCCTCCTGGCTGGACTCCCTGGGGCTGCAGGACTACGTTCATTCCTTCCTGTCAAGTGGCTACAGCTCCATCGACACCGTGAAGAACCTCTGGGAGCTGGAGCTCGTCAAC GTCCTGAAGGTCCAGCTGCTGGGCCATCGCAAGCGCATCATCGCCTCCCTCGCAGACAGGCCATATGAGGAGCCGCCCCAGAAGCCCCCCAGATTCTCCCAGCTGAGG TGCCAAGATTTGCTCTCCCAGACGTCATCCCCGCTGAGCCAGAATGATTCCTGCACTGGGCGGTCGGCTGACCTGCTGCTGCCTCCAGGGGACACAGGCAGGAGGCGCCATGACAGTCTCCATGACCCCGCGGCCCCCTCCAGAGCCGAGCGCTTCAGGATGCAG GAGGAGCACCGCGAGGCCAAGCTGACCCTGCGGCCCCCCAGCCTGGCAGCCCCCTACGCCCCAGTGCAGAGTTGGCAACACCAGCCAGAGAAACTCATCTTCGAGTCCTGTGGTTATGAAGCCAAT TATCTGGGTTCCATGCTGATCAAAGATCTGCGAGGGACAGAATCCACACAAGACGCCTGTGCCAAGATGCGG AAATCTACCGAGCACATGAAGAAGATCCCCACCATCATCCTGTCCATCACATACAAAGGTGTCAAGTTCATCGATGCCTCCAACAAG AACGTCATCGCAGAGCACGAGATCCGGAACATTTCCTGTGCGGCCCAGGACCCGGAGGACCTCTGTACTTTTGCCTACATCACCAAGGACCTGCAGACCAGCCACCACTACTGCCATGTGTTCAGCACCGTGGATGTG AACCTGACCTACGAGATCATCCTGACGCTGGGGCAGGCCTTCGAGGTGGCCTATCAGTTGGCCCTGCAGGCCCAGAAGTCCAGGGCAATGGGCGCCTCTGCAGCTGAGATGATTGAAACAAAATCTTCCAAACCGGTGCCTAAGCCTCGGGTCGGCGTGAGGAAATCCGCA CTGGAACCACCCGATATGGACCAAGATGCCCAATCCCATGCCAGTGTCTCCTGGGTTGTGGACCCCAAACCAGACTCTAAGCGGAGCCTCAGCACCAA CTGA
- the ANKS1A gene encoding ankyrin repeat and SAM domain-containing protein 1A isoform X31, translating into MEAAKIEKIMSSIGEGIDFSQERQKISGSRTLEQSVGEWLESIGLQQYESKLLLNGFDDVRFLGSNVMEEQDLRDIGISDPQHRRKLLQAARSLPKVKALGYDGNSPPSVPSWLDSLGLQDYVHSFLSSGYSSIDTVKNLWELELVNVLKVQLLGHRKRIIASLADRPYEEPPQKPPRFSQLRCQDLLSQTSSPLSQNDSCTGRSADLLLPPGDTGRRRHDSLHDPAAPSRAERFRMQEEHREAKLTLRPPSLAAPYAPVQSWQHQPEKLIFESCGYEANYLGSMLIKDLRGTESTQDACAKMRKSTEHMKKIPTIILSITYKGVKFIDASNKNVIAEHEIRNISCAAQDPEDLCTFAYITKDLQTSHHYCHVFSTVDVNLTYEIILTLGQAFEVAYQLALQAQKSRAMGASAAEMIETKSSKPVPKPRVGVRKSALEPPDMDQDAQSHASVSWVVDPKPDSKRSLSTN; encoded by the exons ATTGAGAAAATCATGAGTTCTATTGGAGAAGGGATTGACTTTTCTCAGGAGCGGCAGAAGATCTCAG GTTCGCGGACGCTGGAGCAGAGTGTCGGGGAGTGGCTGGAGTCGATTGGGCTGCAGCAGTATGAGAGCAAGTTGCTTCTGAATGGCTTTGACGATGTCCGCTTCCTG GGGTCTAATGTGATGGAAGAGCAGGACCTGCGGGACATCGGCATCAGTGACCCACAGCACCGGCGGAAGTTGCTCCAGGCGGCACGCTCCCTGCCCAAG GTGAAGGCTCTGGGTTATGATGGGAACAGCCCCCCTTCCGTGCCCTCCTGGCTGGACTCCCTGGGGCTGCAGGACTACGTTCATTCCTTCCTGTCAAGTGGCTACAGCTCCATCGACACCGTGAAGAACCTCTGGGAGCTGGAGCTCGTCAAC GTCCTGAAGGTCCAGCTGCTGGGCCATCGCAAGCGCATCATCGCCTCCCTCGCAGACAGGCCATATGAGGAGCCGCCCCAGAAGCCCCCCAGATTCTCCCAGCTGAGG TGCCAAGATTTGCTCTCCCAGACGTCATCCCCGCTGAGCCAGAATGATTCCTGCACTGGGCGGTCGGCTGACCTGCTGCTGCCTCCAGGGGACACAGGCAGGAGGCGCCATGACAGTCTCCATGACCCCGCGGCCCCCTCCAGAGCCGAGCGCTTCAGGATGCAG GAGGAGCACCGCGAGGCCAAGCTGACCCTGCGGCCCCCCAGCCTGGCAGCCCCCTACGCCCCAGTGCAGAGTTGGCAACACCAGCCAGAGAAACTCATCTTCGAGTCCTGTGGTTATGAAGCCAAT TATCTGGGTTCCATGCTGATCAAAGATCTGCGAGGGACAGAATCCACACAAGACGCCTGTGCCAAGATGCGG AAATCTACCGAGCACATGAAGAAGATCCCCACCATCATCCTGTCCATCACATACAAAGGTGTCAAGTTCATCGATGCCTCCAACAAG AACGTCATCGCAGAGCACGAGATCCGGAACATTTCCTGTGCGGCCCAGGACCCGGAGGACCTCTGTACTTTTGCCTACATCACCAAGGACCTGCAGACCAGCCACCACTACTGCCATGTGTTCAGCACCGTGGATGTG AACCTGACCTACGAGATCATCCTGACGCTGGGGCAGGCCTTCGAGGTGGCCTATCAGTTGGCCCTGCAGGCCCAGAAGTCCAGGGCAATGGGCGCCTCTGCAGCTGAGATGATTGAAACAAAATCTTCCAAACCGGTGCCTAAGCCTCGGGTCGGCGTGAGGAAATCCGCA CTGGAACCACCCGATATGGACCAAGATGCCCAATCCCATGCCAGTGTCTCCTGGGTTGTGGACCCCAAACCAGACTCTAAGCGGAGCCTCAGCACCAA CTGA
- the ANKS1A gene encoding ankyrin repeat and SAM domain-containing protein 1A isoform X28, with protein MEAAKIEKIMSSIGEGIDFSQERQKISDAPKSECTSALVSAASEMALKGLIRDGGRALGSRTLEQSVGEWLESIGLQQYESKLLLNGFDDVRFLGSNVMEEQDLRDIGISDPQHRRKLLQAARSLPKVKALGYDGNSPPSVPSWLDSLGLQDYVHSFLSSGYSSIDTVKNLWELELVNVLKVQLLGHRKRIIASLADRPYEEPPQKPPRFSQLRCQDLLSQTSSPLSQNDSCTGRSADLLLPPGDTGRRRHDSLHDPAAPSRAERFRMQEEHREAKLTLRPPSLAAPYAPVQSWQHQPEKLIFESCGYEANYLGSMLIKDLRGTESTQDACAKMRKSTEHMKKIPTIILSITYKGVKFIDASNKNVIAEHEIRNISCAAQDPEDLCTFAYITKDLQTSHHYCHVFSTVDVNLTYEIILTLGQAFEVAYQLALQAQKSRAMGASAAEMIETKSSKPVPKPRVGVRKSALEPPDMDQDAQSHASVSWVVDPKPDSKRSLSTN; from the exons ATTGAGAAAATCATGAGTTCTATTGGAGAAGGGATTGACTTTTCTCAGGAGCGGCAGAAGATCTCAG ATGCGCCTAAATCGGAGTGCACCTCAGCGCTGGTCTCTGCAGCTTCCGAGATGGCTCTCAAGGGTCTCATCCGTGATGGTGGCAGAGCACTGG GTTCGCGGACGCTGGAGCAGAGTGTCGGGGAGTGGCTGGAGTCGATTGGGCTGCAGCAGTATGAGAGCAAGTTGCTTCTGAATGGCTTTGACGATGTCCGCTTCCTG GGGTCTAATGTGATGGAAGAGCAGGACCTGCGGGACATCGGCATCAGTGACCCACAGCACCGGCGGAAGTTGCTCCAGGCGGCACGCTCCCTGCCCAAG GTGAAGGCTCTGGGTTATGATGGGAACAGCCCCCCTTCCGTGCCCTCCTGGCTGGACTCCCTGGGGCTGCAGGACTACGTTCATTCCTTCCTGTCAAGTGGCTACAGCTCCATCGACACCGTGAAGAACCTCTGGGAGCTGGAGCTCGTCAAC GTCCTGAAGGTCCAGCTGCTGGGCCATCGCAAGCGCATCATCGCCTCCCTCGCAGACAGGCCATATGAGGAGCCGCCCCAGAAGCCCCCCAGATTCTCCCAGCTGAGG TGCCAAGATTTGCTCTCCCAGACGTCATCCCCGCTGAGCCAGAATGATTCCTGCACTGGGCGGTCGGCTGACCTGCTGCTGCCTCCAGGGGACACAGGCAGGAGGCGCCATGACAGTCTCCATGACCCCGCGGCCCCCTCCAGAGCCGAGCGCTTCAGGATGCAG GAGGAGCACCGCGAGGCCAAGCTGACCCTGCGGCCCCCCAGCCTGGCAGCCCCCTACGCCCCAGTGCAGAGTTGGCAACACCAGCCAGAGAAACTCATCTTCGAGTCCTGTGGTTATGAAGCCAAT TATCTGGGTTCCATGCTGATCAAAGATCTGCGAGGGACAGAATCCACACAAGACGCCTGTGCCAAGATGCGG AAATCTACCGAGCACATGAAGAAGATCCCCACCATCATCCTGTCCATCACATACAAAGGTGTCAAGTTCATCGATGCCTCCAACAAG AACGTCATCGCAGAGCACGAGATCCGGAACATTTCCTGTGCGGCCCAGGACCCGGAGGACCTCTGTACTTTTGCCTACATCACCAAGGACCTGCAGACCAGCCACCACTACTGCCATGTGTTCAGCACCGTGGATGTG AACCTGACCTACGAGATCATCCTGACGCTGGGGCAGGCCTTCGAGGTGGCCTATCAGTTGGCCCTGCAGGCCCAGAAGTCCAGGGCAATGGGCGCCTCTGCAGCTGAGATGATTGAAACAAAATCTTCCAAACCGGTGCCTAAGCCTCGGGTCGGCGTGAGGAAATCCGCA CTGGAACCACCCGATATGGACCAAGATGCCCAATCCCATGCCAGTGTCTCCTGGGTTGTGGACCCCAAACCAGACTCTAAGCGGAGCCTCAGCACCAA CTGA
- the ANKS1A gene encoding ankyrin repeat and SAM domain-containing protein 1A isoform X33 translates to MVCLFRDCWGKTSSRTLEQSVGEWLESIGLQQYESKLLLNGFDDVRFLGSNVMEEQDLRDIGISDPQHRRKLLQAARSLPKVKALGYDGNSPPSVPSWLDSLGLQDYVHSFLSSGYSSIDTVKNLWELELVNVLKVQLLGHRKRIIASLADRPYEEPPQKPPRFSQLRCQDLLSQTSSPLSQNDSCTGRSADLLLPPGDTGRRRHDSLHDPAAPSRAERFRMQEEHREAKLTLRPPSLAAPYAPVQSWQHQPEKLIFESCGYEANYLGSMLIKDLRGTESTQDACAKMRKSTEHMKKIPTIILSITYKGVKFIDASNKNVIAEHEIRNISCAAQDPEDLCTFAYITKDLQTSHHYCHVFSTVDVNLTYEIILTLGQAFEVAYQLALQAQKSRAMGASAAEMIETKSSKPVPKPRVGVRKSALEPPDMDQDAQSHASVSWVVDPKPDSKRSLSTN, encoded by the exons ATGGTTTGCTTATTCCGGGACTGCTGGGGGAAAACAA GTTCGCGGACGCTGGAGCAGAGTGTCGGGGAGTGGCTGGAGTCGATTGGGCTGCAGCAGTATGAGAGCAAGTTGCTTCTGAATGGCTTTGACGATGTCCGCTTCCTG GGGTCTAATGTGATGGAAGAGCAGGACCTGCGGGACATCGGCATCAGTGACCCACAGCACCGGCGGAAGTTGCTCCAGGCGGCACGCTCCCTGCCCAAG GTGAAGGCTCTGGGTTATGATGGGAACAGCCCCCCTTCCGTGCCCTCCTGGCTGGACTCCCTGGGGCTGCAGGACTACGTTCATTCCTTCCTGTCAAGTGGCTACAGCTCCATCGACACCGTGAAGAACCTCTGGGAGCTGGAGCTCGTCAAC GTCCTGAAGGTCCAGCTGCTGGGCCATCGCAAGCGCATCATCGCCTCCCTCGCAGACAGGCCATATGAGGAGCCGCCCCAGAAGCCCCCCAGATTCTCCCAGCTGAGG TGCCAAGATTTGCTCTCCCAGACGTCATCCCCGCTGAGCCAGAATGATTCCTGCACTGGGCGGTCGGCTGACCTGCTGCTGCCTCCAGGGGACACAGGCAGGAGGCGCCATGACAGTCTCCATGACCCCGCGGCCCCCTCCAGAGCCGAGCGCTTCAGGATGCAG GAGGAGCACCGCGAGGCCAAGCTGACCCTGCGGCCCCCCAGCCTGGCAGCCCCCTACGCCCCAGTGCAGAGTTGGCAACACCAGCCAGAGAAACTCATCTTCGAGTCCTGTGGTTATGAAGCCAAT TATCTGGGTTCCATGCTGATCAAAGATCTGCGAGGGACAGAATCCACACAAGACGCCTGTGCCAAGATGCGG AAATCTACCGAGCACATGAAGAAGATCCCCACCATCATCCTGTCCATCACATACAAAGGTGTCAAGTTCATCGATGCCTCCAACAAG AACGTCATCGCAGAGCACGAGATCCGGAACATTTCCTGTGCGGCCCAGGACCCGGAGGACCTCTGTACTTTTGCCTACATCACCAAGGACCTGCAGACCAGCCACCACTACTGCCATGTGTTCAGCACCGTGGATGTG AACCTGACCTACGAGATCATCCTGACGCTGGGGCAGGCCTTCGAGGTGGCCTATCAGTTGGCCCTGCAGGCCCAGAAGTCCAGGGCAATGGGCGCCTCTGCAGCTGAGATGATTGAAACAAAATCTTCCAAACCGGTGCCTAAGCCTCGGGTCGGCGTGAGGAAATCCGCA CTGGAACCACCCGATATGGACCAAGATGCCCAATCCCATGCCAGTGTCTCCTGGGTTGTGGACCCCAAACCAGACTCTAAGCGGAGCCTCAGCACCAA CTGA
- the ANKS1A gene encoding ankyrin repeat and SAM domain-containing protein 1A isoform X27, whose translation MEAAKIEKIMSSIGEGIDFSQERQKISGSRTLEQSVGEWLESIGLQQYESKLLLNGFDDVRFLGSNVMEEQDLRDIGISDPQHRRKLLQAARSLPKVKALGYDGNSPPSVPSWLDSLGLQDYVHSFLSSGYSSIDTVKNLWELELVNVLKVQLLGHRKRIIASLADRPYEEPPQKPPRFSQLRCQDLLSQTSSPLSQNDSCTGRSADLLLPPGDTGRRRHDSLHDPAAPSRAERFRMQEEHREAKLTLRPPSLAAPYAPVQSWQHQPEKLIFESCGYEANYLGSMLIKDLRGTESTQDACAKMRKSTEHMKKIPTIILSITYKGVKFIDASNKNVIAEHEIRNISCAAQDPEDLCTFAYITKDLQTSHHYCHVFSTVDVNLTYEIILTLGQAFEVAYQLALQAQKSRAMGASAAEMIETKSSKPVPKPRVGVRKSAVPLPPDSRCCYCHTCTTHRPSYLPLPSVSPGVKLEPPDMDQDAQSHASVSWVVDPKPDSKRSLSTKYETTIF comes from the exons ATTGAGAAAATCATGAGTTCTATTGGAGAAGGGATTGACTTTTCTCAGGAGCGGCAGAAGATCTCAG GTTCGCGGACGCTGGAGCAGAGTGTCGGGGAGTGGCTGGAGTCGATTGGGCTGCAGCAGTATGAGAGCAAGTTGCTTCTGAATGGCTTTGACGATGTCCGCTTCCTG GGGTCTAATGTGATGGAAGAGCAGGACCTGCGGGACATCGGCATCAGTGACCCACAGCACCGGCGGAAGTTGCTCCAGGCGGCACGCTCCCTGCCCAAG GTGAAGGCTCTGGGTTATGATGGGAACAGCCCCCCTTCCGTGCCCTCCTGGCTGGACTCCCTGGGGCTGCAGGACTACGTTCATTCCTTCCTGTCAAGTGGCTACAGCTCCATCGACACCGTGAAGAACCTCTGGGAGCTGGAGCTCGTCAAC GTCCTGAAGGTCCAGCTGCTGGGCCATCGCAAGCGCATCATCGCCTCCCTCGCAGACAGGCCATATGAGGAGCCGCCCCAGAAGCCCCCCAGATTCTCCCAGCTGAGG TGCCAAGATTTGCTCTCCCAGACGTCATCCCCGCTGAGCCAGAATGATTCCTGCACTGGGCGGTCGGCTGACCTGCTGCTGCCTCCAGGGGACACAGGCAGGAGGCGCCATGACAGTCTCCATGACCCCGCGGCCCCCTCCAGAGCCGAGCGCTTCAGGATGCAG GAGGAGCACCGCGAGGCCAAGCTGACCCTGCGGCCCCCCAGCCTGGCAGCCCCCTACGCCCCAGTGCAGAGTTGGCAACACCAGCCAGAGAAACTCATCTTCGAGTCCTGTGGTTATGAAGCCAAT TATCTGGGTTCCATGCTGATCAAAGATCTGCGAGGGACAGAATCCACACAAGACGCCTGTGCCAAGATGCGG AAATCTACCGAGCACATGAAGAAGATCCCCACCATCATCCTGTCCATCACATACAAAGGTGTCAAGTTCATCGATGCCTCCAACAAG AACGTCATCGCAGAGCACGAGATCCGGAACATTTCCTGTGCGGCCCAGGACCCGGAGGACCTCTGTACTTTTGCCTACATCACCAAGGACCTGCAGACCAGCCACCACTACTGCCATGTGTTCAGCACCGTGGATGTG AACCTGACCTACGAGATCATCCTGACGCTGGGGCAGGCCTTCGAGGTGGCCTATCAGTTGGCCCTGCAGGCCCAGAAGTCCAGGGCAATGGGCGCCTCTGCAGCTGAGATGATTGAAACAAAATCTTCCAAACCGGTGCCTAAGCCTCGGGTCGGCGTGAGGAAATCCGCA GTGCCGCTGCCCCCCGATAGTCGCTGTTGTTACTGTCACACCTGCACCACCCACCGTCCTTCCTACCTACCGCTGCCGTCTGTTAGTCCTGGAGTCAAG CTGGAACCACCCGATATGGACCAAGATGCCCAATCCCATGCCAGTGTCTCCTGGGTTGTGGACCCCAAACCAGACTCTAAGCGGAGCCTCAGCACCAAGTATGAGACCACTATCTTCTAA
- the ANKS1A gene encoding ankyrin repeat and SAM domain-containing protein 1A isoform X26 yields MEAAKIEKIMSSIGEGIDFSQERQKISDAPKSECTSALVSAASEMALKGLIRDGGRALGSRTLEQSVGEWLESIGLQQYESKLLLNGFDDVRFLGSNVMEEQDLRDIGISDPQHRRKLLQAARSLPKVKALGYDGNSPPSVPSWLDSLGLQDYVHSFLSSGYSSIDTVKNLWELELVNVLKVQLLGHRKRIIASLADRPYEEPPQKPPRFSQLRCQDLLSQTSSPLSQNDSCTGRSADLLLPPGDTGRRRHDSLHDPAAPSRAERFRMQEEHREAKLTLRPPSLAAPYAPVQSWQHQPEKLIFESCGYEANYLGSMLIKDLRGTESTQDACAKMRKSTEHMKKIPTIILSITYKGVKFIDASNKNVIAEHEIRNISCAAQDPEDLCTFAYITKDLQTSHHYCHVFSTVDVNLTYEIILTLGQAFEVAYQLALQAQKSRAMGASAAEMIETKSSKPVPKPRVGVRKSAVPLPPDSRCCYCHTCTTHRPSYLPLPSVSPGVKLEPPDMDQDAQSHASVSWVVDPKPDSKRSLSTKYETTIF; encoded by the exons ATTGAGAAAATCATGAGTTCTATTGGAGAAGGGATTGACTTTTCTCAGGAGCGGCAGAAGATCTCAG ATGCGCCTAAATCGGAGTGCACCTCAGCGCTGGTCTCTGCAGCTTCCGAGATGGCTCTCAAGGGTCTCATCCGTGATGGTGGCAGAGCACTGG GTTCGCGGACGCTGGAGCAGAGTGTCGGGGAGTGGCTGGAGTCGATTGGGCTGCAGCAGTATGAGAGCAAGTTGCTTCTGAATGGCTTTGACGATGTCCGCTTCCTG GGGTCTAATGTGATGGAAGAGCAGGACCTGCGGGACATCGGCATCAGTGACCCACAGCACCGGCGGAAGTTGCTCCAGGCGGCACGCTCCCTGCCCAAG GTGAAGGCTCTGGGTTATGATGGGAACAGCCCCCCTTCCGTGCCCTCCTGGCTGGACTCCCTGGGGCTGCAGGACTACGTTCATTCCTTCCTGTCAAGTGGCTACAGCTCCATCGACACCGTGAAGAACCTCTGGGAGCTGGAGCTCGTCAAC GTCCTGAAGGTCCAGCTGCTGGGCCATCGCAAGCGCATCATCGCCTCCCTCGCAGACAGGCCATATGAGGAGCCGCCCCAGAAGCCCCCCAGATTCTCCCAGCTGAGG TGCCAAGATTTGCTCTCCCAGACGTCATCCCCGCTGAGCCAGAATGATTCCTGCACTGGGCGGTCGGCTGACCTGCTGCTGCCTCCAGGGGACACAGGCAGGAGGCGCCATGACAGTCTCCATGACCCCGCGGCCCCCTCCAGAGCCGAGCGCTTCAGGATGCAG GAGGAGCACCGCGAGGCCAAGCTGACCCTGCGGCCCCCCAGCCTGGCAGCCCCCTACGCCCCAGTGCAGAGTTGGCAACACCAGCCAGAGAAACTCATCTTCGAGTCCTGTGGTTATGAAGCCAAT TATCTGGGTTCCATGCTGATCAAAGATCTGCGAGGGACAGAATCCACACAAGACGCCTGTGCCAAGATGCGG AAATCTACCGAGCACATGAAGAAGATCCCCACCATCATCCTGTCCATCACATACAAAGGTGTCAAGTTCATCGATGCCTCCAACAAG AACGTCATCGCAGAGCACGAGATCCGGAACATTTCCTGTGCGGCCCAGGACCCGGAGGACCTCTGTACTTTTGCCTACATCACCAAGGACCTGCAGACCAGCCACCACTACTGCCATGTGTTCAGCACCGTGGATGTG AACCTGACCTACGAGATCATCCTGACGCTGGGGCAGGCCTTCGAGGTGGCCTATCAGTTGGCCCTGCAGGCCCAGAAGTCCAGGGCAATGGGCGCCTCTGCAGCTGAGATGATTGAAACAAAATCTTCCAAACCGGTGCCTAAGCCTCGGGTCGGCGTGAGGAAATCCGCA GTGCCGCTGCCCCCCGATAGTCGCTGTTGTTACTGTCACACCTGCACCACCCACCGTCCTTCCTACCTACCGCTGCCGTCTGTTAGTCCTGGAGTCAAG CTGGAACCACCCGATATGGACCAAGATGCCCAATCCCATGCCAGTGTCTCCTGGGTTGTGGACCCCAAACCAGACTCTAAGCGGAGCCTCAGCACCAAGTATGAGACCACTATCTTCTAA
- the ANKS1A gene encoding ankyrin repeat and SAM domain-containing protein 1A isoform X22: protein MGSGSGVSRSSFEPQLHHLHLGAWMTSIEKIMSSIGEGIDFSQERQKISDAPKSECTSALVSAASEMALKGLIRDGGRALGSRTLEQSVGEWLESIGLQQYESKLLLNGFDDVRFLGSNVMEEQDLRDIGISDPQHRRKLLQAARSLPKVKALGYDGNSPPSVPSWLDSLGLQDYVHSFLSSGYSSIDTVKNLWELELVNVLKVQLLGHRKRIIASLADRPYEEPPQKPPRFSQLRCQDLLSQTSSPLSQNDSCTGRSADLLLPPGDTGRRRHDSLHDPAAPSRAERFRMQEEHREAKLTLRPPSLAAPYAPVQSWQHQPEKLIFESCGYEANYLGSMLIKDLRGTESTQDACAKMRKSTEHMKKIPTIILSITYKGVKFIDASNKNVIAEHEIRNISCAAQDPEDLCTFAYITKDLQTSHHYCHVFSTVDVNLTYEIILTLGQAFEVAYQLALQAQKSRAMGASAAEMIETKSSKPVPKPRVGVRKSAVPLPPDSRCCYCHTCTTHRPSYLPLPSVSPGVKLEPPDMDQDAQSHASVSWVVDPKPDSKRSLSTKYETTIF, encoded by the exons ATTGAGAAAATCATGAGTTCTATTGGAGAAGGGATTGACTTTTCTCAGGAGCGGCAGAAGATCTCAG ATGCGCCTAAATCGGAGTGCACCTCAGCGCTGGTCTCTGCAGCTTCCGAGATGGCTCTCAAGGGTCTCATCCGTGATGGTGGCAGAGCACTGG GTTCGCGGACGCTGGAGCAGAGTGTCGGGGAGTGGCTGGAGTCGATTGGGCTGCAGCAGTATGAGAGCAAGTTGCTTCTGAATGGCTTTGACGATGTCCGCTTCCTG GGGTCTAATGTGATGGAAGAGCAGGACCTGCGGGACATCGGCATCAGTGACCCACAGCACCGGCGGAAGTTGCTCCAGGCGGCACGCTCCCTGCCCAAG GTGAAGGCTCTGGGTTATGATGGGAACAGCCCCCCTTCCGTGCCCTCCTGGCTGGACTCCCTGGGGCTGCAGGACTACGTTCATTCCTTCCTGTCAAGTGGCTACAGCTCCATCGACACCGTGAAGAACCTCTGGGAGCTGGAGCTCGTCAAC GTCCTGAAGGTCCAGCTGCTGGGCCATCGCAAGCGCATCATCGCCTCCCTCGCAGACAGGCCATATGAGGAGCCGCCCCAGAAGCCCCCCAGATTCTCCCAGCTGAGG TGCCAAGATTTGCTCTCCCAGACGTCATCCCCGCTGAGCCAGAATGATTCCTGCACTGGGCGGTCGGCTGACCTGCTGCTGCCTCCAGGGGACACAGGCAGGAGGCGCCATGACAGTCTCCATGACCCCGCGGCCCCCTCCAGAGCCGAGCGCTTCAGGATGCAG GAGGAGCACCGCGAGGCCAAGCTGACCCTGCGGCCCCCCAGCCTGGCAGCCCCCTACGCCCCAGTGCAGAGTTGGCAACACCAGCCAGAGAAACTCATCTTCGAGTCCTGTGGTTATGAAGCCAAT TATCTGGGTTCCATGCTGATCAAAGATCTGCGAGGGACAGAATCCACACAAGACGCCTGTGCCAAGATGCGG AAATCTACCGAGCACATGAAGAAGATCCCCACCATCATCCTGTCCATCACATACAAAGGTGTCAAGTTCATCGATGCCTCCAACAAG AACGTCATCGCAGAGCACGAGATCCGGAACATTTCCTGTGCGGCCCAGGACCCGGAGGACCTCTGTACTTTTGCCTACATCACCAAGGACCTGCAGACCAGCCACCACTACTGCCATGTGTTCAGCACCGTGGATGTG AACCTGACCTACGAGATCATCCTGACGCTGGGGCAGGCCTTCGAGGTGGCCTATCAGTTGGCCCTGCAGGCCCAGAAGTCCAGGGCAATGGGCGCCTCTGCAGCTGAGATGATTGAAACAAAATCTTCCAAACCGGTGCCTAAGCCTCGGGTCGGCGTGAGGAAATCCGCA GTGCCGCTGCCCCCCGATAGTCGCTGTTGTTACTGTCACACCTGCACCACCCACCGTCCTTCCTACCTACCGCTGCCGTCTGTTAGTCCTGGAGTCAAG CTGGAACCACCCGATATGGACCAAGATGCCCAATCCCATGCCAGTGTCTCCTGGGTTGTGGACCCCAAACCAGACTCTAAGCGGAGCCTCAGCACCAAGTATGAGACCACTATCTTCTAA